Sequence from the Vicia villosa cultivar HV-30 ecotype Madison, WI unplaced genomic scaffold, Vvil1.0 ctg.001165F_1_1, whole genome shotgun sequence genome:
gacaaggggtgaacacctcttgaatacctttatcttttgaattaaaatacattaatcaaaccaagagattaagtgacaaggggtgaacacctcttgaataccttgatcttttgaatcaaaacatattaatcaaaccaagagattaagtgacaaggggtgaacacctcttgaataccttgatcttttgaactaaaacactttaatcaaaccaagagcttatgtgacaaggggtgaacacctcttgaataccttgatcttttgaatcaaaacacattaatcaaaccaaaaggttaagtgactaggggtgaacacctcttgaataccttgatcttttgaactaaaacacttcaatcaaaccaaaaggttaagtgacaaggggtgaacacctcttgaataccttgatcttttgaatcaaaacactttaatcaaaccaaaaggttaagtgacaaggggtgaacacctcttgaataccttgatcttttgaatcaaaacactttaatcaaaccaaaaggttaagtgacaaggggtgaatacctcttgaataccttgatcttttgaatcaaaacaaattaattaacaaggacaacaagtgacaatggggctcgctcctgttgaataccttgggttaTTACGCactaggtgcacacctatgctcaatcctttactaAACGTCCATAAATATCtccttattattttaaaactctttttataaacgagacacttagtcgATTTCATATGCGAACatgcttccacatgtgaagatcgaatatcttccactcgaatgcgatgatggccaaaatctcgtctcactattgatttagtcatccattcttgtagtgatatcatatccatgtgcacgtagtatttccatttgaaagtgatcgagtacctctcgctaaaatcaaccaacaaaactttcgtggttcttcgcccgaactacgtaggcacaagatacaaacgtcttggcgagcataataataaaaaaccatttcttttttcttttctcgattaataagctaaagaacgcaagtattacactaacactcaaacacaaaattaactaaatgggtcccatcgagtacgatggaggtgaggggtgctaataccttccccttgcttaaccgactcccgaaccgtaatttggttacgatgaccatcttattcattttcttttcattcgtgggttttatcgatattttccctttcctcttcggaataaataaagtttggtggcgactctattgtacttcgagcgcgcgaaaaCGCTCGAGTGTATTTTTTGCCGCTACACCATGGAAATTATATTTCGATGGATCCAGTCACAAAAATGGCATGGGTATTGGAGGAATCATAATTTCTCCAGATAGAATTCTAGCAGAGTTCAAGTATTCAATAGATGGTATGTGTACCAACAATGAGGCTGAATATGAAGCCTTAATAACTGGACTTGAACTACTGCTGGAATTGGGGGCAAGGAATGTCGAAATTATGGGAGATTCTGAGTTGGTAGTAAAGCAAGTCTCCTAGGAGTACAAATGCGTTAAATAAAATCTATTCATGTACTTTGTGGTTGCGAACAGACTGCTTAGGAGATTCGACTCAGCGAATATTCGACTACCCAGGCAAGAaaatcaagaagctaatgatcTAGCGCAAGAAGCGTCAGGATATAAGAGAGGCGGCGATGAAGAGCGTGTTCAGGTAAGAGAAAAAGTTCGAGCAACTGTGCTATCCCCCTCAGATTTGTCTGTAATAAAATTAGGGGCAGTCGACgccgaaaattttgaaatttttatagTCGATAATGGACAAGAAGACGATTGGCGTAAGCCATTGGTGGAATATTTGCGAAGCCCTACAGGTTCGACGGATATGAAGATCAAGTACAGGGCTCTTAATTTCATTTTGTTGGAAAACGAACTATTCAAGAAAACATCCGAAGGAGTGCTGCTTAAGTGTCTAGGAGAGAGCGAAGCTTATCTGGCCGTATCGAATGTACACAGCGGGGCCTGTGGT
This genomic interval carries:
- the LOC131633700 gene encoding uncharacterized protein LOC131633700 — translated: MGIGGIIISPDRILAEFKYSIDGMCTNNEAEYEALITGLELLLELGARNVEIMGDSELLRRFDSANIRLPRQENQEANDLAQEASGYKRGGDEERVQVREKVRATVLSPSDLSVIKLGAVDAENFEIFIVDNGQEDDWRKPLVEYLRSPTGSTDMKIKYRALNFILLENELFKKTSEGVLLKCLGESEAYLAVSNVHSGACGAHQVGHKIKWTLMRSRVYWPSMLKDCIEFAKGSQEC